TTCGGGACGGTTAACCACCCATGAACACCCCTAATGTTAACCATGTATATGGCTTCAAATAcctttttaggttcattagttaagagttaggagcgaaaacgacaattttagtcaaaatatgacatataacgatcaaacgacccttaaatATGCATTACTTGACCAAACTAGGTAAGAATgagacttagaaacataaaaccaaGTATGTTAAACAATTATATGGTTTGGAATAcctttttaggttcattagttaaaagttAGGAGCAAAAACGACAATGTTAGTAAAATTAttacatataacgatcaaacgacccttaattgtgcataacttgaccaaattagGTAATAATGAGACTCATAAACATAAAAACAATATGttaaacatgtaaaaggtttagaatatctatataggttcattagttaagagtttggatcgaaaacgacaattttattctttatttcattGGTATGAGCAAATTAAGTCTTACTTTATTTTACGATACAATATTTATAACATAACTAACTAAAgtatacatatattttttttttattgtcgaTCTTCGTAAGGTACTCAAAAATTCGAGGGAGGAGCCTTTCACGATTGAAGAGATAAATGAAGTTCGAGAAAAGTTGGCAAACTTCATTTCTagtgattgtctttgatattttcttgtactaAATTTTAGTATTGTTTTTGATATTTCCTTGTAATGAATTTTAGGTTACGGATGCTAGTTTTTTATGACTGTTATGTAATCGAGTTTTCAACTGtacaatttaattatctatataattgggTACTTTTTTATATGATGTATGGAGGTTAAGTAGTAGCGTGGTCCAATTATATAAAATATGTGGCAGGAAAATAGGATATATAACAAATACGGCTCGTTTATAGGCTCGTATATATatcacaagtgcgggctcattcccaaaattggcagcacaaaagttgtcaagtgcgggctaatTTACAAAATTTCCAGCACAaagtttgtcaagtgcgggctcattttaaaaattggcagcacaaaagtTGTCAAGTGCAGGCACATTtaaaaaattggcagcacaaagtttgtcaagtgcgggcacgTATTCGAAAATTGGCACCACAaactttgtcaagtgcgggcacgTATtcgaaaattggcagcacaaagttgtcaagtgcgggcacattttctaaattggcagcacaaaaatAGTTTTGTGCGGGCTCatatattggcagcacttgagaaatgccaagtgcgggcaggccatgtgctgcacatgtaaaagcccgcactaaaccccttaaaatgagcccgcacttgaggttttttcctctagtgtcaGTGGCCAATAAAATGTTATATGAGATGATTCTTCCTGGAATAAACCTGCTTGGCAGTCACTAACAATAGAGCCAATCACCTTCTGAAGTCTGCTAGTCAAGATTTTGGAAATAATCTTGTAAATAGTTGTACAGCAAGCAATAGGTCTAAATTCCTTGACCTTAGATGGGTTAGGAACTTTAGGAACTAGGGTAACAGTAGTACAGTTCACTTGCTTCAGCATCTTCCTGTTATCAAAGAAATCCATAATAGCAGCATACACATCAATTTTAATTATCCCCCAtgttattttgaagaaaaatgcaTTAAATCCATAAATCCCTGGTGCCTTATTGTCATCAATCCCCTTCAAGGCTAGATCAATCTCCCCTTCAGTTACTGGCTGGCACAAAGATAATCTGGCAGAATTGCTCAGTGTGGGGCCATCTCTCATAGTGGGAAGGTCAATCAAAGGCAAGGAGCTAGCCCTTGTACCAAGCAGCTGCCCATAAAACTTAAAATGCTAGCCCTTGTCTAACGTggatatttaaaatgctaatatggtaatttgaccaaaatattgtgtaatatatttttcattattaatatagcaatttgactaaaatattaccaatttagaataattattattacgtcgtatctactATTGCCATAATTTACAAACTAAATTTTATTTCCATACAAAAATAGTTTAttaaaaaaaggtagagaataaaaataaaataaaacagatacacctttttaggaaagtggtttttgacgggaaaaaaatctcaccaggaattgacacgtgtcattcctagtgtctcttttagtatatagtaatagattcttAAGAGTTAAGGACATAGGGACTCTTATCGTAAACCTATTTCTATATGACATGTCATCTTTCTACTATAATTTAATACTTCATATAAAAATTAAGATTTCTTCAGACTCAAACAAATTCAGTTTTTCACCTCTAAAACTCATTAAAAACTTCTCAATTAAATATCAGGTTATTTTATTCAACTCGTACATTGAATTTTAGGTTATGTCTCGGTTTCTTTAGATTCGATTTAAAACTTTATCACGACACAACCACTTGAAATCTTGAAAGTTCCAAATTGTTTCTTCTTATTCTAAAATAGGAGGGGGCATATATCatgtaagcaagacccaagttTTAAGACTTGGGCTAATCTCTTGTCCCTATCCATATGCCATATGTTTTTTTACTTGGGCTAATTGTGTCCACTTGCATATGCTAATCCTGGGCTAATATAATAATACTTGCAAATTGAAACGATAATTCAGGATTATGACTGTTTAAGTAGTCCTACTGCGATTCACTCATTGAATCATATATGTGACTGTTGGGCTTTTTTTCTGTGGTAGTGTGCTGCACTAAAAACATAAGTTATGTGGCTCGTTAGTTTCATGGACTTGTGCAATTCTATGGGCTTGGAATTTAaccgatgtacaataaatttattataaatttttagaaAAGACGATCTAATGGTTAGACCATTTTTATGcattggaaccaattagttatgcactttaactaattagttaaccactgaaacaattaattaagtctaaaattcaattagttaagcaacgaaaccaattagttatgcaaccgaaccaattagttaagtaccgaaccaattagttaaacaacgaaactgattagttaaccaatgatatcaattagttaagattttatgagttttagttaataataagtttgttcaaaactaataactattcgactcataaatttaacaatttgtctttataccttaactattttgttattcaattagttatgattttattacttttagttatgttttacactagtttagttagtaccaaaaaaagtggtctaaccgttagacggtcttacacaaaagtttctcATTTATTGTGCATCTTATGCGTGCAAAATCTTTTGCTTTATATCCTTCGTTGGGCCTTGACTTGTTAGCAAACGTCAACTAATAATCATTGTTATACTTCGTACAAGCCAACTCTTAGAGTAACCCCTAATGGTTGTActcgggtacagccagctctggttGTAACcaacctccccccccccccccaaaataATTGTTGTACTTCGTACAatcattgtttgttctttcttgtactattttttctttcatgctgttttttaaattcatcataaaattgttcatagttgttatattgtttgttctttcttctggaattttatgttcttttttatattgtttgttcttttttgttgaattatttgttttttcttgtttatttgtttgttgataataatcatctggttaatgttcataaatTAAGCTCTTCATTCAtctttatgtttttacaagcgcctgtattgtttgttctttctttttgtattgtttgttctttcttgttgttatttaaattcatcataaaattgttcataactttgtattgtttgttttttcttctgaaattttatgttcttttttatagtgtttgttctgttttgttgaattgtttgttctttcttgtttatttgtatgttcataataatcatctggttaatgttcataatgaaattgttcgtactttttgttttatttgtttataccttttgtattctttgttctttcttgttctaTTACTGAGCATCTTTTAAacccttgttctttctttttaaccTATTTGTTTCCTTTGCATGCTCTTCATTTTCAAATCAGTAAATAttcatttttaaattagttttggtcatcatatcaaattatttactattttcattttcagcctacaacaatgaggaaattgaaaccgtgaaagtcaaatattgtgttcaaATCACACTTCATACACACATTCAAAAGTATAAGAACTCGAGACTACATCAAAAGAAAGATTCAAGATTgaagatatagaaaaataagtTGATGATTTCTACCAATATCTTGTAATTCGAGTACAATTTTATATAGGCAATGCctaaaatattcaattttttggtaaaatatgttatttgacatgttttaatagctcaatatatgtaaatacatgttcaaagtaataacatagtaatgcaataactaagttcattttaaaattagatAATACACATTTCACAATcagtagataaatgttcatttctaaattggttgaataaatgaggattgccaaataattagataaacgttcatattcgaatgagtagataaatgttcatttccaaataaataaataaattttcatttcatttcacatgggtcgaatatctcctatgcagtctttcgtgtttgatttagtaaatggcattgcttaatccaaaacaattttAAATTCtgtgtaaatagatcttaatacccaatatgtattaagtttcgccttggtccaatattgataaataattttaaatctaagtcattaccatttgaatgttattttgcaatagagagatatgtatgatacacataggatcaatttaattttacgtactcccactaaacttcttatactctataagaatcatgtacattttatgaaactaattttttttttatcttcactaaaatacagttccaattcccaattgcttgcctAAATCCATACTTGGATTTCATAAGCTATTATTTATTTTCAAGCATTAAttagatccacaaatcctacGACATATCATGTGCAAATtttcttcaaaattttaatttaggaAGACGTTTTGTCATCctattgccatatgtaccaatatgcaatcattgcttgattcaTAGACTGAAGCATttcgattatgcatgaggtttcaacaaaATAAACATTGTGAATTtgtttgtaacctttagcaaccaatctagctttgtgtgaaaacacaattccatgttttatGCATGCTTTTTATCTTTAAAACCAATTTGAAACCAATAGGTGTAAATCCATTCTTGCagatcaacaaaattttaattttgccaTCAAAACACCGAGTcttttttatggcctctaaccatttaaaacaatgagtctatatatggtctctaaccattttagggaatctgggtttcgtcttagctttcttacaagtcgcAAACTCAATACtattcatgataatagtttgactacaagttgtaggtttatttactatctaatagaagaatctcatactATCAGTGACCTAAaatctatgcctacatgggtatagaacttaaaacaatagaatattaatAGATActttaaagtcctttgaatattctattctccttgaaggacttgtaaagtcttctgagatatatattctttaaagccatttCTGAAATCCtttaagtgttcggattttttgaagaacttctaaaagcctccgaaatgtccgtttatgttttttgtttgcctcgatgactttcgaggtctattttctcctacttgttattttggaaacGATTCTTCAAAAGGACaccatttcgagcaaacaaacattacgtTCTCAAAATCAGTGGTTGAAATAACACcattgtgtctcatttgaataaatcacaatgaaacatatacatatatatatatatatatatatatatatatatatatatatatatatatatatatatatatatatatatatatttaggcCATAGTtttttgaataacaaacactaagctcccactgagtttaggaattctcagatatatatattttgaaaagatattatgtattacttttcaatagctttgaagaATTTTGTTTAGTGTGATGGTGGTTGAGCATTTTATTTAGAAATTgcaggaaaaatctttatgattcatcattgatctaatcaagcaccaattgacttcgatcattctaaTTTAGACATACCATATCTCGTGGAGCTgaatcgtgaaattacaacacacaatcattggatgatcattcttggtttTTGTAATCATCAACTTGATCTAATCTAGATCTTATGATTTCTAGTTAAGTATATTTTATACTTCTCTGTGAATCTTTGGACTAGTCAACTGATTAAAACtcatatcacattgagtaaataaagccGTATTCACTCAAACCCAACTCAAAtgataaagtcataaaatctttctttagctttgaactctattgtctaggtgctAGCTCTAACAataattcatttcttttcttactTTCAACAAATAAGACTAgattgtcttgaatgatctagaaatcactcaatttcaaaagtccatcaaaatggAGTTTTAGAATGTTAatttattgatatggtctaagcaataatgccaaagattagtggaactcaaatcaagagatttatttaaacctagtaaagtttttattgttaaagagttggtTGTTGTAATCAAGCATACACGAACTAGCCCTTAAATGACtatttcattcaaacaaacaaacaaacaaaccccTTTTATGTTttccttgaatgtgagtctttctgtgtttgaaacagaaatttaggtatgcctattatggaacaaaataaccattaagttccagtcTTGAAACggacttaaaaaaaattaggtgactctacaactaatgtagcaatgtcatgcttcatttcccgcttgtaggtcattagtgtagcctagcttccattgtttgagttattacttaagtaagaacctcaagcggtatatgataccaaggaagtttaatTTCTATGTCACTTCtccttaaacataaacttataggtagaaacggaattgtaaattcctatcacttgttccttattttcctatttattgtaccctttcttataggcTTAAGATTTAACTTCTCAAGTGTTAactttggcggaaaactatcactaatCGATCTAAAAGTAAGCAAGTGTTATCttggaatgacaccttttaactcaattttaagtttggaacttaaggctttgctatgttggttagattttaagtgaactaaaatccttaatcatgtaaCATATTCAAGCCACATTCTCATTCATACCTCAAGcaatatttaaaagcaataaataccTTAAACCATGCATAGGAAATAAGTGTGATCTACTATATTCCGACTTCATTTTGAAGCTTAACCTTCAAACCTCGTATTCAAAATGGAATTGAACCTTCATACCTGAAATTCAATATGGAAGGCGCCATTTTCACCAAATTGGAATTGCAAAATTGAAATAACTATCCTTATTATTACAACATGCTAACggtacgcataccgtatttaaatAAAACTTATGGTATACTTCATACcgtattttacattcaaatgaATGGTTCCCAGACCATATTTTATATCCTATTTGGgcaatactagtcactttccgtaacctgcaaaacaatatatatgcaatatataccattcacccattcatttatcaatgaatgactcACTTAGCAAGTTAGCATAAATAAGCATCACATAATATTtgtaacaactaattaaggatcaagaatctaccaattatttgaccttattagttctattCATGTTGTTAATCCTAAGGAAATAAGGATCTAATCAAGgataaattgaaattttaaccAAACATGAGTAaaagctcccactcaaaccaataattatatgctttactaattttaaacataaaaaattgTATCTCCAATTCCAACTGGAAaccaaaatatttaattaaaatttaaatctcatataataattattttaaatcccaatatttaaattttagttgattaaattgaatttgttataatttatttagagccttaattttattaaataattagtataaaattaattttaataattaactaataaaattaaatttcgaGAAAAAATTTATAAGAAAGAGcggaaaataaattaagttCATCGCTCAACGGAAAATAAAACCGCACAAGGCATGCATGCAGGGGAAACGCACGCGAGCTCCCTTGATCGACGCATCGCTCGCCTGCTTCTTGCTCGCTGGGCAGACGCGCACTACAGCGTGCACGCGAGCTCCGTTGCTCGTCGTGCCGCTCACAAAGCTTCTCTAATTCACGCGCACAGGCACTCGCACTGCGCGCAAGCCTTCACTCTAACACCAAGCGCACGCGCGCCCTTGCACACTACATAGGCACCGCGCGAGccacgagctcccttgctcatgTGTACAAGCCTATGAACATTTTATAAAAacgaatttttaattttcaaaattcatgacaaataaataaatcgtaTAGATTTCAAGAATTTTAggtaaaaaatcgaaaatttattattcaatcaattttcggTTACATGATTACttgggattaaaatctaggtttcttaaaaattgaaaatttcaactatttttaaacatagatcccaattaaattacttaattaattatgaaaaatcgaATCAAATTCCAATTTAttcgaaaattcaacaaattaattataattacgaattaggtagcataattaacaaatttaattcttaaaattgttaatcatatgcagtaggtcaattattaaattaataattacacACGAGATCTGAAATATAAAATTCGacattattaaaaattataattttgctttcgaaaaactaaaacctccgaaacgttttagttaggcttcgaatttgggaattatgggttctgccgaattttttttttttatcaaacctttaaaatgtcctttacatgcggaattcactATATCATGAGATTCCGACCAATATTGACAAAACTACCAAAATTCCAGCgaaaaactaattaaaaaatcgcttacaatttgcaattaataaaaatgaaatcaattcacccctttaattccttgaaaatttataaaattaatccatgttttaattgattatgaaattatacaagaggctcgtgataccaatgttaggttatgaacaagcTAATTGACATGCGGAAAAACTATAATTGCCATCCATGTACAATTCACATAACCAATTAGCATAATAGATTATACATACAATatatgatgcgtgccttccctagctactcTCAAACCGAACGAGAATAGTTTagagctccaaatgtcgcccctccgtagatactCCACAACACGTTTGGACCCGCCTTAATtatgaccaactagaatctcaaTATAAGGTTTTTAGGATTTTTGGatctcacttttaggtgataggCAAAATCACAACTCCCCCTCGAATTTCAATCCACACGTGTGACTCGTGTGTTGTTAAAATCTATTTAAATAATTCTCTCTAggctcatatttatagagtacgGAATATTCTAAAATTTCCACAAACCATAGCGTACTAGGATTAGGATACTAGAATTAGGGTAGAACTAGGAAACCAAGTTATAGGGTCCAATAAGGACTCTACTAGCCGTGAACTACTTTAGGTAGATTAGGAAACTAGTATTAGAATCCTAATCAACAAACTAGTTGCTTGTGGCACAAGTAATTTTCTCGACAAGTTAGCTGGCGCACAAGCCAAACCTTGGGTCGGCTCTGCGCAAGCCCGCGCGCGCTAGCCTGCTTCCTTTGCTGGTTGGCGTTGGGTGGCTACGTGTGAGCGCTGGCCATAGGTGCTTGTGATGGCCCATGCCCTGGCGCTTGGCCGGCCTTGAGCTCCATGGGTCGTGTTGTGGCCCTTTCTCCCGTGCTTACGGCTCATGGATCAAGCTTCGTGTTTCCGAATCGATTtacgattccggtaatatttcttaATCGATCGATATTTatgatttcggcaatatttccgattctgaaatatttccctttccgacaatatttccatttcgaacgATATTTCTGTTTACGGGAATATTTCCGATTGtaggtaatatttctattttcgataatattccgatatgaaccatattttcatTTGCAGACAAATATTCTCGTCTTTTCCTTTTGAtagtttgtttagctcccactgaaatcaacatccatcatttccgGTTATCCATTTCGAGTATTTACTATTTACCTAAATAGTTGATAGTTCAcacactatttgtgtgaccctgcgggttcagtcaagagtaagttttgacattaataatattaattccacttgaaccaaAGCGGTCTCTAGCTATGCATTCGGATCATTTGATCTcattgaataattaatttgCTTAATTAAtcctgaaccgtatttattggACTTCATTAAATGCAAAATTGGAGGAAAAACATACTTCCtttggaacagagggagtattttcTTTCTCATTGAACAAAAATGGCAATATACATTTCGACATTTTACTTAGCATTCTTCTATAAGGTCAAATTATAAGCACGCTGTAAATGTTGGACGATACTTCATTCGTTTTCAATTCCTTGATTTTGGATTAGACTTACATACTGTTCGAATTATTGCAAGGGATCGATGAAGGctaacattcattgataaattatcTAGTCCATATTCATGATCTTGTAAATATTGAAGATGCAAAGATCATAGTTACTCAATTTGTTTTTCCattttaaattctattgaagaAGTAAGGCGTGTGAGCCATGTGAATGAAGCCCAATCTAGCCCTTAGTTTTCTATCAGTTTCAGTGCATGTGATCATGTACTATCTAGCCGTATCCTAGGTGTCAGAATTGTGTGCTATTCTAGGTTGATTCTCTTATATGATAGTTGTCCTTAAATTATTGGTCAAGTGTAGCATTTAGGGCTGTATATAATGCCTTGGTAGCCACTCTTTAGGGCAAGCCGCAATGAATGAAAACTGGATTGGTgcactctttctctcttctttcttGCGTATGAAACTACAATGttttcatggtatcagagctccAGGTTCGGGTAGTACTCAACTCTTTCTCATTGTATGTTTCTGCAAGAATGATTCTAGACATTTGTTAGAATAGCAAGTTAGTAAAGCTTCAAACTTTATTGTCTATTTCTGTTAGTATTGAGGCTGTTTATGAACAAAAATATGACTACCATAGAAACTACTAGTTCCCTATATTTACATCCATCTAATGGGAGCACCTCTGTAGTTGTTGAAAAACTTCAGGGGGCCTCAAATTATAGATCTTGGAAGAGATCCTTTGAAATCACCCTAGCTGCTAAAAGAAAGTTGGGATTTTTGACTGGTATAGTCAAAAGAGAGCCCTCTAATGCAGTGAAACAAGAGCACTGGGACACATGCAACAGCATGGTGATCTCATAGCTCATTGCAAATGTGTCTGAATCTATCAAGAAGTATGTCGTGTTTGGAACAAATGCTGCACAGATATGGAGTCAACTTGACCAAAGATATTCTGTCACAAATGGCTCTAGGAAATATAAGCTGAACAAACAGGTTTATGAAATGAAACAACAAGGAAAACTAATCACAGATTACTACACAGATCTTAGAGGACTGTGGGAAGAACTTGAATCACTTAACTCATACCCTCCTATTACTACCATTACTCCAGAAATCAATGCATTTGTGGGTGCATTGCATCAACAACAAGAAGAACAAAGGTTGTTTCAGTTCCTGAATGGTGTAGATGAGATATATGGAGGATTGAGAAGCAATCTCCTAATGATGAGTCCATTACCACCTGTTGACTTTGCCTGTAGTGCACTGCAACAAGAAGAATCTCAAAGAGAAATTCTTAAACCTGAACCTCTAGCTATGTATAGAAAGGGCAATGATGAAAACTTCTTAGCTTGTGGTAGGACTGGTCACACCAAGGATAAATGCTGGACTGTAGTTGGCTTTCCAAGTTGGCATCCAAGAGGCCAAAAGGATAAAGACCAAAGAGGAAAAGGAagagaacatggaaacaatgcTAGAGGTGGAAGGTGGAATAGAGGAAGAAATGGAAGAGGTGgtggcagaacaactgcaaatGCTCAAGGAAGTGCTAGCAGTTCAAGCTCTAACAATCAACCAGCTATGTTCATTGCTCAGCAGCATGAACAACTCATAAAACTGCTGCCAACTCCATCAAAAGCAAGTCACTCAGACACTGAAGATGATTTTGATATGAGCTATGCTGGTATGGTAAGTTAACACTATGCAGACAGTGTGAAATCTGAGTGGATAATTGACTCAGGTGCATTAGACCACATGACAGGTTTTGCAATGATTCTTCAACTAGAAAGAAGCAGAAATGAACCTAAAATCAATCTACCAACTGGACACACCTCAAGTATCTCACACTGTGGAAAGGTGAAGTTGGAAAATGGATTGAATCTTGACAATGTGTTGTATGTGCCAGAATTCAAACACAACCTTCTATCTGTTCAAAAACTAGCCACAAATGCTCAATACAAAGTCCATTTTCACTCAAATTTTTGTGTCATTCAAGACATCAACTTAGACAGAATCAGAAGAGTAGGAAAGGCTGAAAATGGTCTCTACTATTTGATCAACAAACCCAGCAGATTCTGATGGATCTAAAGAAAACCATGTCTCAACATAGTCTTGAAACCCAACACAGTAAAGCTATGAATGCTGATACAAGTCTCACAACATTTGATTTGCCTGCTACTGTATCAAGTGTTGCTACTCTCAGTGATACAACACTCTGGCATCACAGTTTGGGACATGCACCATTGAAGAAaataagcaaaatacaagggttGAAAGGGTTCAAAAGCAACTGCAGTGATGTGTGCATCACCTGTCCTACAACAAAACTGACCAAACTTCCCTATAGCCTAAGTAAATCAAGAGCAAAAGATCTATTTGAACTTGTTCATATAGACATTTGGGGTGCTTATAAGG
This sequence is a window from Spinacia oleracea cultivar Varoflay chromosome 1, BTI_SOV_V1, whole genome shotgun sequence. Protein-coding genes within it:
- the LOC110775055 gene encoding uncharacterized protein yields the protein MNENWIGALFLSSFLRMKLQCFHGIRAPVLRLFMNKNMTTIETTSSLYLHPSNGSTSVVVEKLQGASNYRSWKRSFEITLAAKRKLGFLTGIVKREPSNAVKQEHWDTCNSMIWSQLDQRYSVTNGSRKYKLNKQVYEMKQQGKLITDYYTDLRGLWEELESLNSYPPITTITPEINAFVGALHQQQEEQRLFQFLNGVDEIYGGLRSNLLMMSPLPPVDFACSALQQEESQREILKPEPLAMYRKGNDENFLACGRTGHTKDKCWTVVGFPSWHPRGQKDKDQRGKGREHGNNARGGRWNRGRNGRGGGRTTANAQGSASSSSSNNQPAMFIAQQHEQLIKLLPTPSKASHSDTEDDFDMSYAGALDHMTGFAMILQLERSRNEPKINLPTGHTSSISHCGKVKLENGLNLDNVLYVPEFKHNLLSVQKLATNAQYKVHFHSNFCVIQDINLDRIRRVGKAENGLYYLINKPSRF